Part of the Eshraghiella crossota genome is shown below.
TCAATCGTAGCTGCCCTGGTTGCGGAGGTTCCGATTCCTTTCCTCTCAACTTCTTCCGGCATCTCATCTGCTCCGGCTCTCTCCATTGCAGACAGTAAACTGTCCTCTGTAAAATGTTTCTTGGGTGTGGTCTTTCCTTCTTCCATCTTAGGATTCTGTAATGGATAAGACTTTCCATTGGTCAGGGTTGCAATGCAGGCCAGCATATCAGCATTCTCACTTTTTTCTCTCCTGTCATTTTCAGAATCTGTGCTCTCTGCGCTGCTTCCAATGATCCATTCCCGAATATCTCTCCATCCCTTTTCCCTGATGTTCTTTGCCTTTGCCCTGAATACTGTATCTGCACAGGTAAATTCCACATCCACTTCATTTCTCACTGCCGGATCTCCAAGTGCAGACAACAGTCTGGCAGTAATCAGGCTTAACACCTTCTGTTCCCCGGATGGCAGTTCTCCAAACTCTGCATCTGCCACATTGACCGTAGGAATGATTGCATGGTGATCACTGACCTTGCTGTTGTTGATTACCTGTTTCGGATGAACCGCCATTTTTCTGGTATATCCAAATTTTGCAGCCATCTTTCCTGCCAGATCAGGAATTATGTTTTCCATATCTTCCGTGAGAAAACGGCTGTCTGTTCTCGGATAGGTTACCAGCTTCTTCTCATAAAGGCTCTGTGTATAATCAAGTGTCTGCTGTGCCGTAAATCCCAGAAAACGGTTGGCATCCCTCTGCAACGCTGTAAGGCTGTAGAGCTGTGGTGCCTTCTCCTGCTTATCTGCCGGATCAATCTTTGTCACCTGTGCGGTCTTCTGTTCTTTCAGCACATTCAGGATATTCTCTGCATCCTGTTTCTTCTCGAAACGATCTGATAATGCCGTAATGCCTCCGCAGCTGATGGACAGTCTGTAAATTGGTTCCGGCTTAAATCCATCAATCTCTGCCTCTCTCTGTACAATCATGGCAAGCGTTGGTGTCATGACTCTTCCAATATTCAGTGTCTGTCCATACAGAGTTGAAAATAACCTGGTTGCATTCATTCCCACAATCCAGTCCGCTCGCTCCCTGCATAGTGCCGCCCGGTAGAGATCATCATATTCCCTGCCATTTTTCAAATTAGAAAAGCCATCCGAAATCGCCTGGTCTTCCATTGAAGAAATCCATAAACGCTCGAATGGCTTTTTGCATTTTACCTGATCATATACAAGCCGGAAGATCAGCTCTCCCTCTCGTCCGGCATCAGTGGCTTCCACTAATCCGGTTACATCCTCTCTTTCCATCAGTTTTTTCAGAATTCCGAACTGCTTTCGGGTTGCTTCTGCAATCTGGTAATTCCATTCTGATGGCAGGATTGGAAGATCCTCATATCTCCACTTTTCATATTTCTCATCATAAAACTCCGGTGATGAAAGCTCCACCAGATGTCCCACACACCAGCTGACAATATAACCATTGCCCACCAGATAGCCGTCCTCTCTCTTATCTGCACCGATTACCTTTGCAATGGACTGTGCCACCGAAGGTTTCTCGGCAATTACTAACTTATATGACATCTACATCCTCCTTATCTTCCTGTCGAACCAAAAGCTCCTGTCCCACGCTCTTTCCAGTTTTCAAAAGTAAAATCCGGTATCAGGACCGGCATGATCACAAGCTGTCCTACCTTATCACCCTCCTTGATTTCATATTCCCTGTTACCAACATTGGAGATGATTGCATGAACCTCTCCTGTATATCCCGAATCAATGGGTGGCAGCTCGCACACAATTCCCTGTGAACTTAACCCACTTCTTGGAAATATATATCCGGCATAGCCATCCGGTATTTTTAATCCAAATCCCAGAGGCAGCTTACAGATATCTCCCGGCCGGATTACTGCATTCTTTGGGCTGAATACATCCGCTCCGGCATCATTGGCATGAGCCCTCTCCGGACTTCTCCCTCCAAAATCAATCAGCTGTATCTTCATCTGATACTCCTTCCTCCAACACACTCTCTTCGCACAGTTTTGGGAAATCCACCCTGATAATGTCTGTTGGTAACATCTGCGGTGGAACACTCTTTCCGCAGGTCATTTTTCCTTCTTCACAGCCACCATTCATACAGAATGGTCCACAGTCAGAAAACAATTCCCTGTTCTGCTCCAGAAGCTGTTCCCAGATTTTCACCATCACATATCTGGTTTCCTTTGTGTTTCTCCTGCATGTTCTCTGACGGATCATGTGCTTCCACTGATACGGTGTTGCGCTGATCAGAAGAATATTTCTCATTCCCTGCGGTGCGCAGTATCCGGCAGAATCATTATCAACACCTAATCTGATCATCTCCTGGTAATTTTTCATTGCCATGCTGCACTGTCTTAAATATCCTTCCTCCTGGCCGGTTCCCATCAGATCATAAGGAATGACAAAATCCTCCACTCCTGAATAGTCGCTGTATTGCAGGCTTGCCGACATATACTTCACTTCATTCTGGTGTCTGGTAATCTGTGCCAGGAATCTTCTGGATGCACCGACTACAACCACATTGATGATTCCAAACTTCTGGATTGTCGGATGTGGCAGCTTCACAAGATTTGCCACGGTGGATCTCTGATATGGCTTTTCATACAGATCCATGAAATCATCCAGGCAGGAAATCTGATGTCCTCTCTGTGTCAGCCTTGCCGCACAGACCATCAGCTTCTCTGCCTGGTCAATGGATTCCGGGTTTAAAATTTTTACCTCAATCTTCTTCATTCAGTTCCTCCTCTACAATCGCACGGAGAATCAGGAAATAGTTAATACTGTCGGTGATCTTCTCATCCCACTGCTCTTTGGAATACTGCTGCTCACCCATACACATATCCGATACAGAGATAAGGTGCTTGGACAGCATCCCCATAAGTGCCGCTTTTGGTGTGGTATTCATCACCACTGCTGCCTTCTTGAAATGCGCCAGCCTGTCCACTGCCGTATTCTTCACTGCTCTGGGAGCATACTCTGCTCCCTTTACCACCAGCATTGATTTACAATGATCTGTCTGCCTGACGATCACTTCATTGAACTCTTTCTGGTTCATGCCCTTTCCTCCTTCGCTTTTGATGTTCTGCTTTTCTTAGGTGCCTGCTCTGCCTTTTCCGTATTGGCTTTCAGCTTTGATTTCACAGACTCCTTTACCTTTGACAGAGTCCTTTTCTTATCAAGATCCTTCAGGGCCTTGTCAACAACTACCTTTAATTCCGGGTTTGCAGTCTTCTCCTGTGTTTCAGGTGCAACCGGAATAAAGCCCAGATCCTTTGCTCCTTCTGTAATTTTATCCATAAGCTCCTGTACAAACGGACTTGGCGCTTTTGCCGATTCCTGCACCTGTTTCTTATCTGCCATCAGCACTTCCATCTTCTGATCAATCTGATAGATGAACTCCGATGCAGTCTGACGGATCTTATCAAGGGATGCTTTCAGCTCCGGTGTTTCCTTTCCCTCTGACCAGCCCGCGACATAAGAAAAGGAATAGTCAGAAGTGTTGATTCCGTAATGCTGGCATACTACATATGCAACACTCTCAGCCTCAACTTCTTTCCCATTCCTTGAAATGTCTTTTGCCTCCGGCACATTATCCTTGTCATGCAGTTTCTGGTGTGCCATTTCATGAAGCAGTGTCTTAATGGTCTGTACTTCACTCATGCCATCCTGAACCACAATTTTTTTGTCTTCCAGATGATAGAATCCCTTGGCATCTCCATCAATCAGCTCAAAAGATACCGGGACCGGGCTGATTTCCTGCAATGCCTGCAAGAGCTTGGGATATCCTTCAATATTTCCCACCAGTTCAGACGGACCGATGGTAGGAAGTTCTTTTCCATCTGTCTGGGACAGGTCAAATGTCTTTACCACCTTGAATGCCCGGATTGTGACTTCCACTTTCTCCTTTACCGGTTCTCCATCAGCATCAAATACCGGTCTTCCCTTATCATCCAGTTTTGTCTGTTCCCTCTCGATCTTATAAGGTGCCGGGGCAAGGATACTGATTCCCTTTTCTCCCTTTTTCACATACCGTCCCATCTGTTTCCATCCGGTAAAGCTCTGACACAGCTGCGCATCCGGTTTCTGCATCATGATCAGAAGTGAATTGTTTACGGAATATCTCGGAAATTTCGCCATCGTGTCAAGGAACTGCTTATATCTGTCACTCTGGAACACCTCCACAACTCCCTTCTCCAGTTTGTCTGTTATCTGCTGCAATTCATCCGCCCGCTTATCCCTGGACTCCAGCCAGTCTATTTTCTTCTGGATGCTGTCGGGAATCTGTCCCACAACTTTTACATCCGGCATCTCATGGATCAGGGACGCGATCATCTGCTGTGCCTGCCAGCTGTCTGCAATCTCCGGTATATAACGAAGCATATCCATATCAATCCTTCTCCCGATCAGTACATCCATCTCCGTATATTCATCCGGATCCTTTGGATCAGCCGCCCTGATTCCGATTGCCGGAACTCCGTGCATACGCTCCGGTGAAATTGCTTTGAATTTTGCTACAGCCTCTGCCACACTCTTGATATTCTCATGAAATTCACCCATGCTGTGAAATTCCATGCATTCCGCAACCGTAAGCGTGATTACCTTCTTCTCTTCTTTTACCGCTGTATTTTCTGCCACTCTAAATCCCTCCAGTTCTATATCTTCCAGATCTTTTGTCAGCTTCAATGACGCTAAAGGCATCTGGTTTTTCTCCTGAAATGAATAAAATTCATTTCCAGGTCCCACTATTATGTGGTCCACCAATTTAACACCTATCAAATCACAAATCTTATTCATTCTGTCAGTCAGACCGATATCTTCCACACTTGGAGCCAGTCTGCCGGACGGATGATTATGGACCAGTATGATAGCTGCTGCATTTGACAAAATGGTACTCTTAAGAATCTCCCTTGGATGTGCAATCGACTGGTCAAGTGCTCCTATACTTGCAATATTTATATTGATTGGTCTCATGTCAGCCCGCAGATTCACTACAGCAACAACTTCCCGGTCATAATCCCGAAACGTATCTGCCATAACTTTTACTGCTGCCGCCGGACCATTCATAGGTTCCTCACTGAAAAGAGGCGGCATTTCCACCATACGGATAGCCACCTGATTCAGTCGATGCATTTCTTTTTTCTCCGGCTCCTGCTTCTCCATGCCGGCATAAAATTCCTGTTTCGGACGAATTCCGCTAATGTTCATCCTCCGCTCCTTCCCCAACAGGTATGTTCATTGTGAACTCCCTGTTTTTCATGCTCCTGAGCTTGTCTAACAAAGACTCTTTTGTAGACGTCTTCTCATGCTTGGAAATCTTCTGCAATTCCTTCATATATCCCAGATATCTGCTTTTTCTTGCCATACTACCGCTCTCCTTTCTCCTTTTGCTGTCCCTGTTTCTTCGGAACCCTGGTCGCTTCTTTTTTCTTTTCATGCAGATCTGCTATCACAGAATCCTTGGGTTCTGCC
Proteins encoded:
- a CDS encoding FAD-dependent thymidylate synthase: MKKIEVKILNPESIDQAEKLMVCAARLTQRGHQISCLDDFMDLYEKPYQRSTVANLVKLPHPTIQKFGIINVVVVGASRRFLAQITRHQNEVKYMSASLQYSDYSGVEDFVIPYDLMGTGQEEGYLRQCSMAMKNYQEMIRLGVDNDSAGYCAPQGMRNILLISATPYQWKHMIRQRTCRRNTKETRYVMVKIWEQLLEQNRELFSDCGPFCMNGGCEEGKMTCGKSVPPQMLPTDIIRVDFPKLCEESVLEEGVSDEDTAD
- a CDS encoding dUTP diphosphatase, encoding MKIQLIDFGGRSPERAHANDAGADVFSPKNAVIRPGDICKLPLGFGLKIPDGYAGYIFPRSGLSSQGIVCELPPIDSGYTGEVHAIISNVGNREYEIKEGDKVGQLVIMPVLIPDFTFENWKERGTGAFGSTGR
- a CDS encoding type IA DNA topoisomerase — protein: MSYKLVIAEKPSVAQSIAKVIGADKREDGYLVGNGYIVSWCVGHLVELSSPEFYDEKYEKWRYEDLPILPSEWNYQIAEATRKQFGILKKLMEREDVTGLVEATDAGREGELIFRLVYDQVKCKKPFERLWISSMEDQAISDGFSNLKNGREYDDLYRAALCRERADWIVGMNATRLFSTLYGQTLNIGRVMTPTLAMIVQREAEIDGFKPEPIYRLSISCGGITALSDRFEKKQDAENILNVLKEQKTAQVTKIDPADKQEKAPQLYSLTALQRDANRFLGFTAQQTLDYTQSLYEKKLVTYPRTDSRFLTEDMENIIPDLAGKMAAKFGYTRKMAVHPKQVINNSKVSDHHAIIPTVNVADAEFGELPSGEQKVLSLITARLLSALGDPAVRNEVDVEFTCADTVFRAKAKNIREKGWRDIREWIIGSSAESTDSENDRREKSENADMLACIATLTNGKSYPLQNPKMEEGKTTPKKHFTEDSLLSAMERAGADEMPEEVERKGIGTSATRAATIEKLVRIGFVERKGNKKTKYLLPTHKGVALITVMPEQIQSPSMTAEWEQKLLDVEKGEFRDTEFMNEIEGMITELVRTYKIIEDAEVLMHPVLEEIGTCPCCGRHVVERQKGYSCENRQCNFVLWKQNRFFEALGKKMTKLIAVKLLSDGKVALKGCKSKKTGKTYDTTVIMTVDENQRVVFELNFEKGAGKYGKSKNKKD
- a CDS encoding JAB domain-containing protein, with amino-acid sequence MNISGIRPKQEFYAGMEKQEPEKKEMHRLNQVAIRMVEMPPLFSEEPMNGPAAAVKVMADTFRDYDREVVAVVNLRADMRPININIASIGALDQSIAHPREILKSTILSNAAAIILVHNHPSGRLAPSVEDIGLTDRMNKICDLIGVKLVDHIIVGPGNEFYSFQEKNQMPLASLKLTKDLEDIELEGFRVAENTAVKEEKKVITLTVAECMEFHSMGEFHENIKSVAEAVAKFKAISPERMHGVPAIGIRAADPKDPDEYTEMDVLIGRRIDMDMLRYIPEIADSWQAQQMIASLIHEMPDVKVVGQIPDSIQKKIDWLESRDKRADELQQITDKLEKGVVEVFQSDRYKQFLDTMAKFPRYSVNNSLLIMMQKPDAQLCQSFTGWKQMGRYVKKGEKGISILAPAPYKIEREQTKLDDKGRPVFDADGEPVKEKVEVTIRAFKVVKTFDLSQTDGKELPTIGPSELVGNIEGYPKLLQALQEISPVPVSFELIDGDAKGFYHLEDKKIVVQDGMSEVQTIKTLLHEMAHQKLHDKDNVPEAKDISRNGKEVEAESVAYVVCQHYGINTSDYSFSYVAGWSEGKETPELKASLDKIRQTASEFIYQIDQKMEVLMADKKQVQESAKAPSPFVQELMDKITEGAKDLGFIPVAPETQEKTANPELKVVVDKALKDLDKKRTLSKVKESVKSKLKANTEKAEQAPKKSRTSKAKEERA